One window of the Saccopteryx bilineata isolate mSacBil1 chromosome 2, mSacBil1_pri_phased_curated, whole genome shotgun sequence genome contains the following:
- the GPR12 gene encoding G-protein coupled receptor 12 has product MNGDPKVNLSGLLRDYLDAGATAENVSVAVSSQVPVVKPEPELIVNPWDIVLCTSGTLISCENAIVVLIIFHNPSLRAPMFLLIGSLALADLLAGIGLIINFVFAYVLQSEATKLITIGLIVASFSASVCSLLAITVDRYLSLYYALTYHSERTVTFTYVMLVMLWGTSICLGLLPVLGWNCLRDESTCSVVRPLTKNNAAILSVSFLFLFALMLQLYIQICKIVMRHAHQIALQHHFLATSHYVTTQKGVSTLAIILGTFAACWMPFTLYSLIADYTYPSIYTYATLLPATYNSILNPVIYAFRNQEIQKAFCLICCGCIPPSLSQRARSPSDV; this is encoded by the coding sequence ATGAACGGAGACCCGAAGGTCAATCTCAGCGGCTTGCTTCGGGATTACTTAGATGCTGGTGCTACTGCGGAGAACGTCTCGGTTGCTGTCTCCTCCCAGGTTCCTGTTGTAAAGCCAGAGCCCGAGCTCATTGTCAACCCCTGGGACATTGTGCTGTGTACCTCAGGGACTCTCATCTCCTGTGAAAATGCCATCGTGGTCCTTATCATCTTCCATAACCCCAGCCTGCGAGCACCCATGTTCCTGCTCATAGGCAGCCTGGCTCTTGCAGACCTGCTGGCTGGCATTGGACTCatcatcaattttgtttttgcCTACGTGCTTCAGTCAGAAGCCACCAAGCTGATCACGATTGGACTCATTGttgcctctttctctgcctcagtctGCAGCTTGCTGGCCATCACTGTTGACCGCTACCTCTCCCTGTATTATGCTCTGACATACCATTCGGAGAGGACAGTCACATTTACTTATGTCATGCTTGTTATGCTCTGGGGGACCTCCATCTGCCTGGGACTGCTGCCCGTCCTGGGCTGGAACTGCCTCAGAGATGAGTCCACCTGCAGTGTGGTCAGACCTCTCACCAAGAACAATGCGGCCATCCTATccgtctctttcctcttcctgtttGCTCTCATGCTACAGCTCTACATTCAGATCTGCAAGATCGTCATGCGACATGCCCACCAGATCGCCCTGCAGCACCACTTCCTCGCCACCTCGCACTACGTGACCACCCAGAAAGGGGTCTCTACTCTGGCCATCATCCTAGGGACATTTGCTGCCTGCTGGATGCCTTTCACCCTCTATTCCTTGATAGCTGATTACACGTACCCCTCCATCTACACCTACGCCACCCTTCTGCCCGCCACCTACAACTCCATCCTCAACCCTGTCATCTATGCTTTCAGAAACCAAGAGATCCAGAAAGCTTTCTGCCTCATTTGCTGTGGCTGCATCCCACCCAGTCTCTCCCAGCGAGCGCGGTCACCCAGTGATGTCTAG